A portion of the Geobacter sp. genome contains these proteins:
- a CDS encoding response regulator, which yields MGARILIVEDDTTFRGLLRTILAGEGHDPRETTSAEEALSVLKRENFDLVISDLKMTGMSGLDLFRTIRTDATPPPFILITAFGTIEEAVTSVKEGVFDFLTKPLKDPDTLRAVVRKALEATRRERDYLALKETEAAGLPPEELIFAGVAMGEVRRLVGEVAPTQATVLIQGESGTGKELVARSIHLLSPRREHSFVAVNCAAIPENLLESELFGHERGAFTGAVQARRGKFELANGGTLFLDEIGELPFTLQAKLLRVIQERAFERVGGSKEIRTDVRIIVATNRNLAEEVQLRQFREDLFYRLNVFPLTLPPLRERTDVLPALVDYFIRRFARLTGKQVTGIARDTAAVLKSYPWPGNIRELQNIMERAVILGRGILQPADLPESLQQQRQKQVPGNVLDEIERETILAALQSCGNNRRLAAEQLGISKRTLQYRLKSYGLIGE from the coding sequence ATGGGCGCACGCATTCTGATCGTGGAGGATGACACCACCTTTCGTGGTCTTCTCCGGACGATTCTGGCCGGGGAAGGACATGACCCCCGCGAGACAACGTCTGCCGAAGAGGCACTGTCCGTGCTGAAACGGGAGAACTTCGACCTGGTGATCTCCGATCTCAAGATGACCGGGATGAGCGGACTCGACCTGTTTCGTACCATCCGCACGGATGCGACGCCCCCCCCGTTCATCCTGATCACCGCCTTTGGCACCATCGAGGAGGCAGTGACGTCGGTCAAGGAGGGGGTGTTCGACTTCCTCACCAAGCCGCTCAAGGACCCCGACACGCTGCGGGCGGTGGTGAGGAAGGCTCTGGAAGCAACCCGTCGCGAGCGCGATTATCTGGCGCTGAAAGAAACCGAGGCAGCCGGGCTGCCGCCGGAGGAGTTGATTTTTGCGGGTGTGGCAATGGGGGAAGTCCGCCGCCTGGTGGGAGAAGTAGCCCCAACCCAGGCCACCGTGCTGATCCAGGGGGAAAGCGGCACCGGCAAAGAGCTGGTGGCCCGTTCCATCCACCTGCTGAGCCCCCGTCGCGAACACAGTTTCGTGGCGGTCAACTGCGCCGCCATTCCGGAAAATCTTCTGGAAAGCGAGCTGTTCGGCCACGAGCGGGGTGCCTTTACCGGTGCGGTACAGGCCCGACGGGGGAAGTTCGAGCTGGCCAACGGCGGCACGCTCTTCCTCGACGAGATCGGAGAGCTCCCCTTTACCCTCCAGGCCAAGCTGCTGCGCGTCATCCAGGAGAGAGCGTTCGAGCGGGTTGGGGGGAGCAAGGAGATCCGCACTGATGTGCGGATCATCGTCGCGACGAACCGCAACCTCGCAGAAGAGGTCCAGCTTCGGCAGTTCCGGGAAGACCTCTTTTACCGGCTCAATGTGTTTCCCTTGACGCTCCCCCCCCTGCGGGAGAGAACCGATGTCCTGCCGGCCCTGGTCGATTATTTCATCCGCCGCTTTGCCCGGCTCACCGGCAAGCAGGTAACCGGCATCGCGCGGGATACGGCTGCCGTTCTCAAGAGCTACCCCTGGCCGGGAAACATCCGTGAGTTGCAGAATATCATGGAACGTGCCGTCATCCTCGGCCGCGGCATACTGCAACCCGCCGACCTGCCGGAGTCGCTGCAGCAGCAGCGGCAGAAACAGGTGCCGGGGAACGTCCTCGACGAGATCGAACGCGAAACCATCCTTGCCGCCCTGCAGAGTTGCGGGAACAACCGCCGCCTTGCTGCGGAGCAACTCGGCATCTCCAAGCGGACCCTGCAGTACCGGTTAAAAAGCTACGGGCTGATCGGCGAATAA
- a CDS encoding histidine kinase: protein MRNKMLMIWLIAAGVLLSLLLSAFAVHNYRTATPVAAESLRGLGLSLTSAIESLASRDPSLAILRRLHSRDVAYFTILDRDGTRLFHTNPDLVGSVVEDQRFLPVFVDDGFMESRVFLGTGEEVYELTTPLHLGGKVLALRLALHAYRADAMVRRAKMGIVVVISLLVTGWVMGIFLYRAARRASLHRQEMANRERLAQLGTMGAILAHEVRNPLSGIKGYAQLLGEQLEGDEEKTFTNLIVTEAQRLEGLVNDLLAYARQEPLILEPVALSELLSHCVGLLERTAALQGVSIEYGNSSDLTVNGDRDRLEQILLNLLQNALQAMPEGGRLSVHARRRGRHAEIAVTDTGHGISPDELKRIFEPFFTTRARGSGLGLAICRKFAEEMGGTIYVESTQGEGSTFRVVLPSAS, encoded by the coding sequence ATCCGCAACAAAATGCTCATGATCTGGTTGATAGCCGCAGGAGTGCTCCTCTCGCTGCTGCTGTCGGCTTTCGCTGTCCACAATTACCGGACGGCCACTCCCGTTGCGGCTGAAAGCCTGCGTGGGCTCGGTCTTTCCCTGACCTCCGCCATCGAATCGCTGGCCAGCCGCGACCCCTCGCTCGCCATCCTGCGCCGCCTGCACAGCAGAGACGTCGCCTATTTCACCATCCTCGACCGGGACGGCACCCGGCTCTTCCATACCAACCCCGACCTGGTCGGCAGCGTGGTGGAAGACCAGCGCTTTCTGCCGGTCTTCGTCGACGATGGCTTCATGGAAAGCCGCGTATTCCTCGGCACCGGCGAGGAGGTCTACGAACTCACCACCCCCCTGCATCTGGGAGGAAAGGTCCTGGCACTCCGTCTCGCCCTCCATGCCTACCGGGCCGATGCCATGGTCCGTCGGGCAAAGATGGGGATCGTCGTGGTAATAAGCCTGCTGGTCACCGGCTGGGTGATGGGCATCTTTCTCTATCGGGCGGCACGGCGAGCGAGCCTGCACCGCCAGGAGATGGCCAACCGGGAACGCCTGGCACAACTGGGCACCATGGGAGCAATACTGGCCCACGAGGTGCGCAATCCGCTTTCGGGAATCAAGGGATACGCGCAGCTGTTGGGTGAACAGCTTGAGGGGGACGAAGAAAAGACCTTCACCAACCTGATCGTCACCGAGGCCCAACGTCTGGAAGGGCTGGTGAACGACCTTTTGGCCTATGCGCGACAGGAGCCGCTGATCCTTGAGCCTGTTGCGTTGTCCGAGCTGCTGTCCCACTGCGTCGGGCTGCTGGAGAGGACCGCTGCCCTCCAGGGTGTCTCCATCGAGTACGGCAACAGCAGCGATCTGACGGTCAACGGGGACCGTGACCGGCTGGAGCAGATCTTGCTCAACCTTCTGCAGAACGCACTGCAGGCCATGCCCGAAGGGGGCCGCCTTTCGGTGCATGCCCGCCGTCGCGGCAGGCATGCGGAAATAGCCGTAACCGACACCGGTCACGGCATCTCTCCGGATGAACTGAAACGGATCTTCGAACCGTTTTTCACTACCCGGGCGCGCGGCAGCGGCCTGGGCCTCGCCATCTGCCGCAAATTTGCCGAAGAGATGGGGGGAACCATCTACGTGGAGAGCACACAAGGTGAGGGGAGCACCTTCAGGGTGGTACTACCGTCAGCTTCGTGA